Proteins encoded within one genomic window of Phormidium ambiguum IAM M-71:
- a CDS encoding response regulator transcription factor, whose protein sequence is MTATAHILLVEDEVKLARFVELELTSEGYQISVAHDGIAGLTLARESSPDLAILDWMLPGLPGLELCRRLRATGNKIPVILLTARDEISDRVAGLDAGADDYVVKPFSIEELLARVRAHLRRTQEANLDILQFEDLTLNRKTREVKRKERAIDLTAKEFDLLEYLLNHPRQVYTRDQILENVWGYDFMGDSNIIEVYVRYLRLKLEANQEKRLIHTVRGVGYVLRE, encoded by the coding sequence ATGACAGCAACTGCACATATTCTCTTAGTCGAAGATGAAGTTAAATTAGCTCGTTTTGTAGAACTAGAACTTACTAGCGAAGGCTACCAAATCAGTGTAGCTCATGATGGGATTGCAGGCTTGACTTTAGCCAGAGAATCATCACCAGATTTAGCAATTTTAGATTGGATGTTACCAGGCTTACCTGGATTAGAATTATGTCGGAGACTTCGAGCTACAGGAAATAAAATACCTGTAATTTTATTAACAGCTAGGGATGAAATAAGCGATCGCGTCGCTGGTTTAGATGCCGGAGCCGATGATTATGTTGTTAAACCTTTTAGTATTGAAGAATTACTAGCCAGAGTTCGCGCTCATTTACGTCGGACTCAAGAAGCAAATTTAGATATTTTGCAGTTTGAAGACCTAACTTTAAATCGTAAAACTCGTGAAGTTAAACGAAAAGAAAGAGCCATTGATTTAACCGCTAAAGAATTTGATTTATTAGAGTATTTATTGAACCATCCTCGTCAAGTATATACTCGTGACCAAATCTTAGAAAATGTCTGGGGTTACGATTTTATGGGAGATTCTAATATTATTGAAGTTTATGTTCGCTATCTGCGCTTAAAATTAGAAGCTAACCAAGAAAAACGCCTAATTCATACAGTGCGTGGTGTAGGTTACGTATTAAGAGAATAG
- a CDS encoding quercetin 2,3-dioxygenase, with translation MTIDPVLIPPGKGSAYWVTGDLYTFKAVSKDTGEAYTLMELVIQPNGGAPPHIHTQEDEAFYIQEGELKFQLDEQIIVATPGTFLHSPKGQIHSFTNIGTTPAKVLCWNTPAGLENFFAEVGKPVQHTDSEPPLVSAADIEKLLATAPKYGLEIIPPPST, from the coding sequence ATGACGATCGATCCTGTATTAATCCCCCCAGGTAAAGGTTCTGCATATTGGGTAACTGGCGATTTATATACTTTTAAAGCTGTCAGTAAAGACACTGGCGAAGCTTACACATTAATGGAATTAGTGATTCAACCAAATGGGGGCGCACCTCCCCATATTCACACTCAAGAAGATGAAGCTTTTTATATTCAAGAGGGAGAGCTTAAATTTCAACTGGATGAACAAATTATTGTGGCAACACCTGGAACATTTCTTCACTCTCCAAAAGGTCAAATTCACAGCTTTACTAATATTGGTACCACACCAGCAAAAGTACTTTGTTGGAATACTCCAGCAGGTTTAGAAAACTTTTTCGCGGAAGTAGGTAAGCCTGTACAACATACAGATAGTGAACCTCCTTTAGTTAGCGCCGCAGATATTGAAAAATTGTTGGCAACTGCTCCGAAGTATGGTTTGGAAATTATTCCGCCACCTAGTACTTAA
- a CDS encoding KGG domain-containing protein, giving the protein MSDTSKRGFASMDPDKQREIASQGGKAAHEKGTAHEFTSEEAKEAGQKGGEKVSQDREHMAEIGREGGKKSNKNE; this is encoded by the coding sequence ATGTCAGATACAAGTAAGCGTGGATTTGCTTCTATGGACCCAGATAAACAACGTGAAATTGCTAGTCAGGGTGGAAAGGCTGCTCATGAAAAAGGAACTGCTCATGAGTTCACTTCCGAAGAAGCAAAAGAGGCAGGTCAAAAGGGTGGTGAAAAGGTTAGTCAAGACCGGGAACACATGGCTGAGATTGGCAGAGAAGGTGGCAAAAAAAGCAATAAAAATGAATAG
- a CDS encoding GAF domain-containing sensor histidine kinase, whose translation MTDSQNQTSDRTTTSCSVLASLMTACHALSEEISLAKLLGKTLNILLELLGAEKGCLILETNGKFHIEAEVSIEPCITSVMQGIPVDSDAGKERVAFAIVNYVARTKERILLNDASRESQFNNDFYILKYQPRSILCLPLINQEKLSGILYLENNLTSNAFPEEKLNVLQLLLTQAAISLNNAQLYHQLEQRLAQRTTELTQTKDRWQAEILERQLSEQTLRLIVEGTSSVTGEDFFRSLVHSLAQALNVRYAFISGCIDPSNKRVRTFAFWQGNDFGENFEYDLAGTPCEQVFFSKGCVFYPENIQLLFPDEEGLVEWQAESYLGIALLDSADEILGHLAVLDDKPMENKVRNQMTLEIFAVRAATEMERKQAEMALRISEEKFSKAFRSAPDAIIISTLNDGRFVEVNESCLQMFGYNQEEMIGNTALDLGIWAKIEDSDRILPMLQQKGTFSQAEFLFRRKSKEIFTGLYAAEVFYLETVPCLLSVITDITALKQAEKALERLAEIGELATMIVHEVRNPFTTILMALNSFKRIQLNERFQEYLSLALDESERLQRLLNQILLYAKPQTIQRSHIEINNLIAEVLTSLQNLPIASAKQVNFITINQPLQVLADKDKLKQVLINLLMNAYEATNEGETITIQVKAVENERIRIDVHNDGFPIPEDILPQLTKPFFTTKPSGNGLGLAIVKRIVEAHGGTLHIESSVQGTLVKVDLPCI comes from the coding sequence ATGACAGATTCTCAAAATCAAACTTCCGATCGCACAACAACGAGTTGCTCTGTCTTAGCCAGCTTAATGACAGCTTGCCACGCTCTTTCTGAGGAAATTTCCTTAGCTAAATTGCTGGGGAAAACCCTGAATATTTTGTTAGAACTTTTAGGTGCAGAAAAAGGATGTTTGATATTAGAAACGAATGGTAAATTTCACATAGAAGCAGAAGTAAGTATAGAGCCTTGTATCACTTCAGTTATGCAAGGTATTCCGGTTGATAGCGACGCAGGGAAAGAACGAGTTGCTTTTGCGATCGTCAATTATGTAGCTCGCACCAAAGAAAGAATATTGCTTAATGACGCTAGCCGAGAATCTCAATTTAATAATGATTTTTATATTTTAAAATATCAACCAAGATCCATTCTTTGTCTCCCATTAATTAATCAAGAAAAACTATCGGGTATTCTCTATTTAGAAAACAACTTAACAAGCAATGCTTTTCCAGAAGAAAAGTTAAATGTTTTACAATTACTGTTAACTCAAGCAGCAATTTCTCTTAATAATGCTCAACTTTATCATCAGTTAGAACAAAGGTTAGCACAGCGAACAACCGAACTTACTCAAACAAAAGATCGCTGGCAAGCAGAAATATTAGAACGCCAACTTTCAGAGCAAACATTGAGACTTATTGTTGAGGGAACTTCCTCAGTAACAGGAGAAGATTTTTTTCGATCGCTAGTGCATTCATTAGCTCAAGCTTTAAATGTGCGCTATGCCTTTATTAGTGGGTGTATAGATCCTTCTAACAAGCGGGTTCGTACTTTTGCTTTTTGGCAGGGAAATGATTTTGGCGAAAACTTTGAATATGATTTAGCTGGAACTCCTTGCGAGCAAGTTTTTTTTAGTAAAGGATGCGTATTTTACCCAGAAAATATTCAATTATTATTTCCTGATGAAGAAGGTTTAGTAGAGTGGCAAGCAGAAAGTTATTTAGGAATTGCTTTGTTAGATTCAGCAGATGAAATTCTCGGACATTTAGCTGTTTTAGATGATAAACCAATGGAAAATAAAGTCCGCAATCAAATGACTTTGGAAATTTTTGCGGTGCGTGCAGCTACAGAAATGGAACGCAAACAAGCTGAAATGGCATTGCGAATATCTGAAGAAAAATTTTCCAAAGCTTTCCGTTCTGCTCCTGATGCAATTATTATTAGTACTTTAAATGATGGTCGTTTTGTTGAGGTAAATGAAAGTTGTTTGCAAATGTTTGGTTACAATCAAGAAGAGATGATTGGTAATACTGCCCTTGATTTGGGAATTTGGGCAAAAATAGAAGATAGCGATCGCATTTTGCCAATGCTGCAACAAAAAGGTACTTTTTCGCAAGCAGAGTTTCTGTTTCGGAGAAAGTCAAAAGAAATTTTTACTGGACTTTATGCAGCCGAAGTTTTTTATTTAGAAACTGTACCTTGCTTGTTATCAGTCATCACTGATATTACAGCTTTAAAGCAAGCAGAAAAAGCCTTAGAAAGGTTAGCAGAAATCGGTGAATTAGCAACCATGATTGTACATGAAGTTAGAAATCCCTTTACAACTATTTTAATGGCATTAAATTCATTTAAACGGATTCAGCTTAATGAACGATTTCAGGAGTATCTATCTCTGGCATTAGATGAATCAGAACGCTTGCAACGCTTACTCAATCAGATACTTCTTTATGCTAAACCGCAAACTATTCAGCGATCGCACATAGAAATAAATAACTTAATTGCTGAAGTGTTAACTTCTCTGCAAAATCTTCCTATTGCTTCCGCAAAACAAGTAAATTTTATAACTATTAATCAGCCATTGCAAGTTTTAGCAGATAAAGATAAATTAAAACAAGTGTTAATTAATTTATTAATGAATGCTTACGAAGCCACCAATGAAGGAGAAACGATTACAATTCAAGTTAAAGCAGTAGAAAATGAACGAATTCGGATTGACGTTCATAATGATGGTTTCCCAATTCCCGAAGATATCTTACCTCAATTAACCAAGCCTTTCTTTACCACAAAACCTAGTGGAAATGGGTTAGGTTTAGCGATTGTTAAACGAATTGTTGAGGCACACGGTGGTACTTTGCACATAGAGTCATCAGTTCAAGGTACTTTAGTAAAAGTAGATTTACCTTGTATCTAA
- a CDS encoding sensor histidine kinase, which yields MQSICNFFKTNLVRQRSASIVFSLSLQMVGIFIIGLISVNFGTIAQINQQMTSTSVESLWHIGMCSFITTMVFVLPLLVGAIVFVILRSLRPLQTLTEAIVINSFEQHHQTNFKLTKIPVEILPLLKIYNKLVSTISETGIQQQQFIATLSHELRTSLSLISGYLQYISRCNINLTKNQQEALDIVNIESEHIIQILQDSLELARVKNYCLPINLESLVLNDVVHEAVRISEKLHHWSIQVDTNSEKIIIKADRYRLLQVLIHLIDYAKPGGESTIKLEQKDDLVKIKVSNTSDNTLHKCSVNLGISQTSHQPINLSDTHSQENLNLKLEIINTLVKRMGGNVFGKYHPGQGSEFWIRFSA from the coding sequence ATGCAGTCTATTTGCAACTTCTTTAAAACCAACTTAGTTAGGCAACGATCGGCATCTATAGTTTTCTCTCTATCATTACAAATGGTAGGTATTTTTATTATCGGTCTGATTAGTGTAAACTTTGGTACGATCGCACAAATCAATCAACAAATGACATCGACATCAGTTGAATCACTTTGGCATATAGGAATGTGCAGTTTCATAACAACAATGGTTTTTGTTCTGCCGCTTTTAGTTGGCGCAATTGTTTTTGTGATTTTGCGATCGCTTCGTCCCTTGCAAACACTTACTGAGGCTATAGTAATTAATTCCTTTGAGCAACATCACCAAACTAATTTTAAGCTCACAAAAATTCCTGTGGAAATTCTTCCTCTTCTGAAAATTTATAATAAATTAGTATCTACAATTTCTGAAACTGGAATTCAACAGCAACAATTTATTGCCACTTTATCCCACGAACTTCGCACCTCACTAAGTTTAATTTCTGGATATTTACAATATATCTCACGTTGTAATATTAACTTAACTAAAAACCAACAAGAAGCTCTGGATATTGTTAATATTGAGTCGGAACATATAATTCAGATTTTACAAGACTCTCTAGAACTTGCCCGCGTCAAAAATTATTGTTTGCCAATTAATTTAGAATCTTTGGTTTTAAATGATGTTGTTCATGAGGCTGTCAGAATTTCCGAAAAATTGCATCATTGGAGTATTCAAGTAGATACTAATTCGGAAAAAATTATAATAAAAGCCGATCGTTATCGACTTTTGCAAGTTCTGATTCATTTAATTGATTATGCCAAACCTGGCGGAGAATCTACAATTAAACTAGAACAAAAAGATGATTTAGTAAAAATTAAAGTTAGCAATACATCTGACAATACATTACACAAATGCAGCGTTAACCTGGGGATTTCTCAAACATCTCATCAACCGATAAATTTATCTGACACTCATTCCCAAGAAAATCTAAACTTAAAATTGGAAATTATTAATACATTAGTTAAACGAATGGGTGGAAATGTTTTTGGAAAATATCATCCTGGTCAAGGAAGTGAGTTTTGGATTAGATTTTCGGCTTAA
- a CDS encoding CYTH domain-containing protein codes for MAIEIERKFLVNGDQWRSLASGITYRQGYICTKKEGVVRVRIVGDRGYLTIKGLSVGNSRAEFEYQIPLSDAQTMLETMCERPLIEKNRYIIKHGELIWEVDEFFGENAGLIIAEVELSTEEQVIELPEWVGIEVSHDARYFNANLIKYPFCQWTD; via the coding sequence ATGGCTATTGAAATAGAACGCAAATTTCTGGTTAATGGCGACCAATGGCGATCGCTTGCTTCTGGCATTACCTACCGTCAAGGATATATTTGTACTAAAAAAGAAGGGGTAGTTCGGGTACGTATCGTAGGCGATCGAGGTTATTTAACGATTAAGGGTTTAAGTGTAGGTAATTCTAGGGCTGAGTTTGAATACCAAATTCCTTTAAGTGATGCTCAAACTATGCTAGAAACAATGTGTGAACGGCCATTGATTGAAAAAAATCGATACATAATTAAACATGGAGAATTAATCTGGGAAGTAGATGAATTTTTTGGCGAAAATGCCGGATTAATTATTGCAGAAGTAGAACTTTCAACAGAAGAACAAGTTATAGAATTGCCTGAATGGGTGGGAATAGAAGTTTCTCACGATGCGAGATATTTTAATGCTAACTTGATTAAATATCCGTTTTGTCAATGGACAGACTAA
- a CDS encoding YihY/virulence factor BrkB family protein, which produces MPQISNQSKRSKMKVRSLNFRTIWQLLKQTFDEWNEDKASRLAAALAYYTIFSIAPLLVIVIAIAGLVFGEEAARGEIVTQIQGLVGRSGAEVIETAIENANKPATGSIASLISIGALLFGAIGVFTQLQDALNTIWEVQPKPDRPIKGFVRRNFLSFSMVLGIGFLLLVSLIISATLAALSNYFSYLIPGFDALWQLVNFLIAFGITTFLFAMIFKFLPNVKIAWSDVWIGAIITSFLFSIGRFLLGWYLGNGSFGSTYGAAGSLIIILAWVYYAAQILFFGAEFTQVYARNYGSQIVPDENAVSLTNEARIQQGIPRQEDIDAAIQSEPTNRVDRRRSRNSGLPGFIRGLGGKRRSRR; this is translated from the coding sequence ATGCCACAAATTTCCAATCAAAGCAAACGCTCAAAGATGAAAGTGAGGTCGCTAAATTTTCGGACAATATGGCAGTTATTGAAACAAACTTTTGATGAATGGAATGAAGATAAAGCTTCACGTTTAGCAGCAGCTTTAGCTTATTATACAATTTTTTCTATTGCTCCTTTATTGGTGATTGTAATTGCGATCGCAGGTCTGGTATTTGGCGAAGAAGCTGCTAGAGGTGAGATTGTTACCCAAATACAAGGTTTAGTGGGTCGAAGTGGAGCAGAAGTAATTGAAACAGCGATTGAAAATGCCAATAAACCAGCCACAGGTAGCATTGCTTCTCTGATTAGTATTGGTGCTTTATTGTTTGGTGCTATTGGTGTTTTTACTCAACTCCAAGATGCTCTCAATACTATTTGGGAAGTTCAGCCAAAACCCGATCGCCCAATTAAAGGTTTTGTGCGCCGGAATTTTTTATCCTTTTCAATGGTATTAGGAATTGGGTTTCTCTTGCTGGTATCATTAATCATTAGTGCAACTTTAGCCGCGCTTAGTAACTATTTTAGTTATTTAATTCCCGGATTTGATGCTCTTTGGCAATTGGTTAATTTCCTGATTGCTTTTGGGATAACCACCTTTTTATTTGCCATGATTTTCAAATTTTTACCTAATGTAAAAATTGCTTGGAGCGATGTTTGGATCGGAGCAATAATTACTTCTTTCTTGTTTAGTATTGGCCGATTTTTACTTGGTTGGTATTTGGGAAATGGTAGTTTTGGTTCTACTTACGGTGCAGCTGGTTCATTAATTATTATTCTGGCTTGGGTATACTATGCGGCGCAAATATTGTTTTTTGGTGCAGAGTTCACCCAAGTTTATGCCAGGAATTATGGTTCCCAAATTGTTCCTGATGAAAATGCGGTTTCTTTGACTAACGAAGCTCGGATTCAACAAGGAATTCCTCGCCAAGAAGATATTGATGCTGCTATCCAATCAGAACCTACTAATAGAGTGGATCGACGACGTTCTAGAAACTCTGGATTACCAGGTTTTATCAGGGGTTTGGGTGGTAAAAGAAGAAGTCGTCGTTAA
- a CDS encoding SDR family oxidoreductase has protein sequence MQLREKVALITGAGSGIGKAAAHLLAKEGAKVAALGLTEDEVAETVNQIRNNGGEAITLIADISQPEPMEKAIQQIVNQWGRIDIVFANAGINGVWAPIEELQPEEWDKTLNVNLKGTFLTVKYAVPYLKKQGGSIIITSSVNGTRIFSNTGATAYSCSKAAQVAFTKMIALELAEQRIRVNVICPGAIETNINQNTEKRHLEEVKEPVEFPEGEIPLTDGAPGTSEQVAQLVLFLASDASSHISGTEIWIDGAQSLLQG, from the coding sequence ATGCAACTTCGAGAAAAAGTAGCACTAATCACAGGCGCAGGTTCAGGAATTGGCAAAGCTGCCGCCCATTTATTGGCAAAAGAAGGCGCTAAAGTTGCAGCATTGGGTTTAACAGAAGACGAAGTAGCCGAAACGGTGAACCAAATTCGTAACAATGGCGGAGAAGCAATTACTTTAATTGCTGATATTTCCCAACCTGAACCAATGGAAAAAGCGATTCAACAGATTGTGAATCAATGGGGCAGAATAGATATTGTTTTTGCTAATGCGGGAATTAACGGAGTTTGGGCACCCATTGAAGAGTTGCAACCAGAAGAGTGGGATAAAACTTTAAATGTAAATTTGAAAGGGACTTTTTTAACAGTTAAATATGCTGTGCCTTATTTAAAAAAACAAGGTGGTTCGATAATTATTACTTCTTCTGTTAACGGCACTAGGATTTTTAGCAATACTGGAGCAACTGCTTATTCTTGTTCTAAAGCAGCGCAAGTTGCTTTTACTAAAATGATAGCTTTGGAATTAGCAGAACAACGAATTCGGGTAAATGTAATTTGTCCGGGAGCAATTGAAACTAACATTAATCAAAATACCGAAAAACGTCATTTAGAAGAAGTGAAAGAACCTGTAGAATTTCCTGAAGGAGAGATTCCTTTAACTGATGGCGCACCTGGAACTTCCGAACAAGTAGCGCAGTTAGTTTTATTTTTAGCTAGTGATGCTTCTAGCCATATTAGCGGCACAGAAATTTGGATTGATGGGGCACAATCTTTATTACAAGGTTAA
- a CDS encoding MASE1 domain-containing protein produces MFKKLFSSFQPIVILPILILPIIHVCVIKLAQSLVFENGVIVVWPSVGIYLVTLLVFGYRVWPAILLSELIGNNIVYGFNGLSVTLSFIDIIDPLLVCFLINYLSQGLPLFLRSQNVFKFIGIILLEPILTTTLGVTALSIFGLTYWNAYAEAWQAWWLSIVIGLLIVTPALLVWTPKFSPPPFRPQNWIVEFAILLLLILAIAWIAFLGGYPLEYLLLPLLIWSVFRFSLRETTLLILIVSAIAIWGTTQGFGSFVRQSSTESLILLQSFVGVVALTSLVLSAVLHENRETALQLTQANEQLENRVQERTIELTNILEELQKTQQKMLQSEKMSSLGQLVAGVAHEINNPVNFIHGNLIHLKQYTKDLVNVIAAYQQHYPQPPQAIQDLLDAVEIDFITEDLNKILKSMQSGTDRIRQIVLSLRNFSRLDEAEIKAVDIHEGIDSTLVILQHRLKTKSDRPAINIDKKYGKLPLVECYAGQLNQVFMNIITNAIDALEEVINPHTSDISIFTELISPKWIRIMISDNGNGIPETVQSRIFDPFFTSKPIGKGTGMGMSISYQIITEKHGGKLYFNTIAGQGTKFIIEIPVKQAV; encoded by the coding sequence ATGTTCAAAAAACTTTTTTCGTCTTTTCAGCCAATTGTTATTTTACCTATACTGATTCTACCTATAATCCATGTTTGCGTCATTAAATTGGCACAATCGCTAGTATTTGAAAATGGTGTAATCGTCGTTTGGCCTTCTGTAGGAATCTACTTAGTAACTTTATTGGTATTTGGTTATCGTGTTTGGCCAGCTATATTATTGAGTGAACTGATCGGCAATAACATAGTTTATGGATTTAATGGGCTGAGTGTAACTTTATCATTCATAGACATAATTGATCCACTATTAGTATGTTTTTTGATTAATTATTTGAGCCAAGGCTTACCTTTGTTTTTACGATCGCAAAATGTCTTCAAATTTATCGGCATAATTTTGCTTGAACCAATATTAACTACTACCCTTGGTGTAACCGCACTTTCCATTTTTGGATTAACATATTGGAATGCTTATGCAGAAGCTTGGCAAGCTTGGTGGTTATCAATTGTGATTGGTTTACTCATTGTTACCCCAGCTTTATTAGTATGGACTCCCAAGTTTTCGCCACCTCCATTTCGACCGCAAAACTGGATTGTTGAATTTGCCATACTTCTGTTATTAATTTTAGCGATCGCTTGGATTGCTTTTTTAGGCGGCTATCCTCTGGAATATTTACTATTACCTTTACTTATTTGGTCGGTATTTCGATTTAGTTTGCGGGAAACAACTTTGCTAATTTTAATTGTTAGTGCGATCGCAATTTGGGGAACTACACAAGGATTTGGTTCCTTTGTTCGCCAATCTTCTACGGAATCGCTGATTCTTTTACAATCTTTTGTGGGAGTTGTTGCCCTTACTAGTCTTGTATTGTCAGCCGTATTACATGAAAATCGAGAAACCGCATTGCAACTTACCCAAGCAAATGAACAATTGGAAAATAGAGTTCAAGAAAGAACGATTGAACTAACAAATATACTGGAAGAACTCCAAAAAACTCAACAAAAGATGCTGCAATCGGAAAAAATGTCTAGTTTAGGACAATTAGTTGCTGGAGTTGCTCACGAAATCAATAATCCGGTGAATTTTATTCATGGTAATCTGATTCATTTGAAACAATATACCAAAGATTTAGTTAATGTTATTGCTGCATATCAACAACATTATCCTCAGCCACCTCAAGCGATACAAGACCTATTAGATGCAGTGGAAATTGACTTTATTACGGAAGATTTAAACAAGATTCTTAAGTCAATGCAATCAGGAACCGATCGCATTCGCCAAATAGTATTATCCCTACGCAACTTTTCCCGTTTAGACGAAGCCGAAATTAAAGCTGTTGATATTCACGAAGGTATTGATAGTACCTTAGTAATTTTACAACATCGATTGAAAACCAAAAGCGATCGACCCGCAATTAATATCGACAAAAAATACGGCAAACTTCCCTTAGTTGAATGCTACGCCGGACAGCTAAACCAAGTTTTTATGAATATTATTACCAATGCCATTGATGCTTTAGAAGAAGTCATCAATCCCCACACTTCTGATATTTCAATTTTCACAGAATTAATTAGCCCTAAGTGGATAAGAATTATGATTTCAGATAATGGCAATGGCATTCCTGAAACAGTTCAATCTCGCATATTCGATCCTTTTTTCACCAGCAAACCGATTGGCAAAGGCACTGGCATGGGAATGTCAATTAGTTATCAAATCATTACCGAAAAACATGGCGGTAAATTATACTTTAATACTATTGCTGGTCAAGGTACTAAATTTATCATTGAAATTCCTGTAAAACAGGCAGTTTAA